A region from the Lentimonas sp. CC4 genome encodes:
- a CDS encoding FUSC family protein, with amino-acid sequence MTDFPSRRAKESIKTALAMVIAYGLALGFGWERPLWAGFVVAFCSLATIGQSFTKAAYRMSGTLVAVVLSLLLISMFPQERWLFMGTLSLFVGFCTYMMSGPNKPYFWNITGVVAVIICMDTGPDPSNAFHIAVLRTEETALGILVYSVIALLLWPVSSRSAFIASVGDQINKQRDLSLAAFHTVGTGNHENYAPAKTQTAQAQARFKQLLGAALRDTTEVKEKSAAWQSYASLVGQLTEAVERLSHGFAELQTPEIAKQLPDIEHLIQETEQRFDAMEQMVKGHAPDAPLQPAIEYSPDPKQLKALPHFQRAAVVIAYQRINSIAQISQALLEQMAGITDCGPMPTSTPTSKVPAAFDIDRGISAVKAMTTFWIACIGLIYIEALPGGSGLVTMATSIGMVCASTPQLPVRKLVAPFMLSIAAASLIYLCIMPRLSGFAELGILLFIATFAFCYLFAAPQQMLNRACSLAMLLAIASVSNHQSYSFAVVSNTAMMFAILLFILLITANIPYSPRPERMILRLLRRFFKSYHTLVEIPPPSGNCIANAFRRLHQNFHRYEVSTLPAKMGTWAQFLNPAPLEGTDKAQVQMTINSVQGLSDRMNELIEIREAGQSYHLEAQLKDDFTQWRDYNQSITQNLLRDPASANYQQVLDQLSAIQKHLEARMSTIANQSTGTNTELHEIEAFYRRLSTYRGLSEALLNYAKQTDAINWTPWKEERFY; translated from the coding sequence GTGACTGACTTCCCCTCCAGACGAGCCAAAGAATCGATCAAGACCGCATTGGCGATGGTCATTGCCTATGGGCTGGCGCTCGGGTTCGGATGGGAAAGGCCACTGTGGGCGGGCTTCGTCGTAGCGTTTTGCAGCCTAGCGACGATCGGACAATCCTTCACCAAAGCAGCCTACCGTATGTCTGGCACACTGGTAGCAGTGGTTCTCTCGCTACTATTGATCTCAATGTTCCCACAAGAGCGCTGGCTCTTCATGGGCACACTATCGCTCTTCGTGGGCTTTTGCACCTATATGATGAGCGGCCCCAATAAACCGTATTTTTGGAATATTACGGGAGTCGTCGCCGTCATCATCTGCATGGACACTGGGCCAGACCCCAGCAATGCCTTTCATATTGCAGTGCTACGAACCGAAGAAACCGCTCTGGGAATTCTAGTCTATAGCGTCATCGCATTACTACTCTGGCCCGTGTCATCACGCTCAGCCTTCATCGCCTCGGTCGGCGATCAGATCAACAAGCAACGTGACCTATCACTGGCCGCGTTCCATACTGTCGGCACAGGGAACCACGAGAATTACGCCCCCGCCAAAACGCAAACAGCCCAAGCACAAGCGCGCTTTAAGCAACTACTCGGAGCTGCGCTAAGAGATACCACTGAGGTCAAAGAAAAGAGTGCCGCATGGCAGAGTTACGCCAGCCTAGTCGGTCAACTCACCGAAGCGGTTGAACGCTTGAGCCATGGTTTTGCCGAACTCCAAACGCCTGAGATCGCGAAGCAACTCCCTGACATCGAGCATCTCATCCAAGAGACAGAACAACGCTTCGACGCAATGGAACAGATGGTCAAAGGGCACGCGCCTGACGCGCCCCTTCAGCCAGCCATCGAATACTCCCCGGACCCAAAGCAGCTCAAAGCACTCCCACACTTTCAACGCGCGGCAGTTGTCATCGCCTATCAACGCATCAACTCTATTGCTCAGATTAGCCAAGCCCTACTAGAACAAATGGCAGGCATCACTGACTGCGGCCCCATGCCAACCAGCACTCCCACCAGCAAAGTCCCAGCGGCCTTCGACATCGACCGAGGCATCAGTGCAGTCAAAGCAATGACAACGTTCTGGATCGCTTGCATAGGCCTAATCTACATCGAAGCACTCCCCGGCGGGAGCGGGCTAGTCACCATGGCAACCTCTATTGGTATGGTCTGTGCCTCCACTCCACAGCTACCCGTTCGAAAATTAGTTGCACCATTCATGCTGAGTATCGCAGCCGCCAGCCTCATCTATCTCTGCATCATGCCACGACTTTCAGGCTTTGCAGAACTCGGGATACTCCTCTTCATCGCGACCTTCGCGTTTTGCTACTTATTCGCAGCCCCTCAGCAAATGCTCAATCGAGCCTGCAGCCTCGCCATGCTCCTCGCCATCGCGTCGGTATCGAACCACCAAAGCTATAGCTTCGCGGTCGTCTCCAACACTGCAATGATGTTTGCGATTCTCCTCTTTATTCTACTCATCACAGCGAACATCCCGTATTCGCCGCGCCCAGAGCGAATGATTCTTCGACTACTACGCCGCTTTTTCAAAAGCTACCACACCCTCGTCGAAATACCTCCACCCTCAGGCAATTGCATCGCCAACGCGTTTCGTCGACTACACCAGAATTTCCACCGTTACGAAGTCAGCACCTTACCTGCAAAAATGGGCACGTGGGCACAGTTCTTAAACCCAGCCCCTCTGGAGGGCACCGATAAGGCACAAGTGCAAATGACGATCAATAGTGTGCAAGGACTCAGCGACCGAATGAACGAACTCATTGAGATTCGCGAAGCAGGACAATCCTACCATCTGGAAGCGCAACTCAAAGATGACTTCACCCAGTGGCGCGACTATAATCAATCCATCACACAGAACTTATTGAGAGACCCCGCTTCCGCGAATTACCAACAAGTCCTAGATCAATTATCAGCTATCCAAAAGCATCTAGAGGCGCGCATGAGCACGATTGCAAACCAAAGCACTGGAACCAACACCGAACTACACGAAATCGAGGCCTTCTATCGTCGCCTAAGCACTTACCGAGGCCTGTCTGAAGCACTGCTCAATTACGCCAAACAAACCGACGCGATTAACTGGACACCATGGAAGGAAGAGCGCTTTTATTAA
- a CDS encoding cation:proton antiporter yields the protein MYENLAIFGAFIFIYSLLNGGLERTPINGAVVFTAFGVIMGPECLGLLKMTITAEALRTLAEVTLALVLFTDASNANLTILKKNAQLPRRLLLIGLPLTIALGYGAGVLLFDGLGMLEIAVIATMLAPTDAALGKAVVSNPSVPSDIREGLNVESGLNDGICVPIIFLFLALISGEGTEQGPHVLALKLFAEEIGIGMGVGISFTLIATYLIKFAAVKKWITESWEQLPVVTLAICCFTGAQLLGGSGFIACFTGGLLFGALAKKYKHDYLVTAESTGDTFSLITWVCFGAAVVGQSLGAFTWQVLLYSILSLTVIRMLPVFLVLTGMNYRTDQKLFMGWFGPRGLASIVFAVIVLNDKLPHGDTISMTAVCTILLSVILHGISANPFIALLATRSKREEAKVN from the coding sequence ATGTATGAAAACTTAGCCATCTTTGGCGCATTCATCTTCATCTACAGCCTACTCAACGGGGGGCTGGAGCGCACCCCGATCAATGGCGCGGTGGTATTTACAGCGTTTGGGGTTATCATGGGGCCCGAATGCCTCGGCCTGCTAAAGATGACAATCACCGCCGAGGCACTGCGCACTTTGGCGGAAGTCACCTTGGCGCTGGTCCTGTTCACGGATGCTTCCAACGCGAATTTAACCATTCTCAAGAAAAACGCGCAACTGCCACGCCGACTATTACTCATTGGTCTGCCGCTCACCATCGCTCTCGGATACGGCGCGGGGGTCTTACTTTTTGACGGACTGGGGATGCTGGAAATCGCCGTCATCGCCACCATGCTCGCCCCCACCGATGCCGCCCTGGGCAAGGCTGTCGTCTCAAACCCTTCCGTGCCCTCCGACATTCGCGAAGGTCTCAATGTTGAAAGCGGACTCAACGACGGCATCTGCGTGCCGATCATCTTCTTGTTTCTCGCATTGATCAGTGGCGAAGGCACCGAGCAAGGGCCACATGTATTGGCTTTAAAATTATTTGCTGAAGAAATCGGGATCGGCATGGGTGTCGGCATCAGCTTCACACTCATCGCGACCTATTTGATCAAATTCGCTGCCGTCAAAAAATGGATCACCGAGAGTTGGGAACAACTTCCGGTTGTCACTCTGGCGATCTGCTGCTTCACCGGCGCACAGCTCCTCGGAGGCAGTGGCTTCATTGCCTGCTTCACCGGTGGCCTGCTATTTGGTGCATTGGCCAAAAAATACAAACACGATTATTTAGTCACCGCAGAGAGCACAGGCGACACTTTCTCACTGATCACATGGGTCTGCTTCGGTGCGGCCGTGGTCGGCCAGAGCCTCGGCGCCTTTACTTGGCAAGTGCTGCTCTATTCCATCCTCAGCCTCACGGTCATTCGTATGCTGCCAGTCTTCCTCGTGCTCACGGGCATGAACTACCGCACCGATCAAAAGCTGTTCATGGGCTGGTTCGGCCCACGCGGCTTGGCCAGTATCGTGTTTGCAGTCATCGTGCTCAACGACAAGCTACCACACGGCGACACCATTTCAATGACCGCGGTCTGCACGATTTTACTCAGTGTGATCCTCCACGGAATCAGCGCCAACCCGTTCATCGCACTGCTAGCCACTCGCTCCAAGCGCGAGGAGGCTAAAGTAAACTAG
- a CDS encoding plasma-membrane proton-efflux P-type ATPase codes for MKTRKPKTAEDSPTADADLEKVSLDTLYQTLGSSPKGLSSSDAKARLETYGRNELVNKEVSNLERLLRFFWGPIAWMIEVAALLSLLMGHWADLTIILTLLFYNAISGFWQERKASDALAALKAGMAPKATALRDGKIVGIDAAEVVPGDVLRIKLGEVVPADVRFIEGDYISIDQAALTGESLPVNKKIGDEGYSGSIAKKGEMHAMVIGTGNNTFFGRTANLVASAGGGASNSQKATTQIGNFLIITSVILCAILVGFELYQDIVVQAHWVWSDIGVIARMVLVLLIASIPVAMPTVITVNNSLGAQELAKKKAIVSRLEAIEELAGVDILCSDKTGTLTKNILTLGDPTLFKAASEDELILAGALASEVGSEDAMDKAVSGGLKETKDFDSYKVTKFIPFDPVGKRSEGHATDAQGKALQFTKGAPQVIVEICKLDTETEAKANKTVADLAAVGMRALGIAKSEDDGKTWSFLGILSLLDPPRDDSKATIEEAKTHGLSVKMVTGDDVAIGSQISGQLGMGTHLIAAADMFTKDMDMDRLSDTVGACVEKADGFGRVFPEHKYGIVKALQERNHVVAMTGDGVNDAPALKQADCGIAVSGATDAARAAAALILTAPGLSTVIDAIEESRRIFERILNYIMFRVAMTLDIMFVVVLSTLFFNFSPLTAVMIILIALLDDVPIMTIAYDNTVLSKGPVRWQMKRLLFVSGFMGLMAIMQSFGLLLIGMEWLSNPDWQSWIHLTKDQLQTVIFLQIVAGGHLLLFVMRSRSTLFTRPWPAKPLFIAIVGTQIIAVLICGFGWFVPAIPWTIIGLVWVYMLVWMLVLDVVKLALYRKINADEQPHPSW; via the coding sequence ATGAAGACTCGCAAACCAAAAACTGCAGAAGACTCACCAACTGCGGACGCAGACCTAGAAAAGGTAAGCCTTGATACGCTATACCAAACGCTTGGCTCATCCCCTAAAGGACTCTCTTCAAGCGATGCGAAAGCGCGCCTTGAAACTTACGGCCGCAACGAATTAGTTAACAAGGAGGTCAGTAATTTAGAACGGCTGCTGCGTTTCTTCTGGGGCCCGATTGCTTGGATGATCGAGGTCGCAGCCTTGCTCTCATTACTCATGGGGCACTGGGCAGATCTCACGATCATTCTTACCCTCCTCTTTTATAATGCCATCTCAGGTTTTTGGCAGGAGCGGAAAGCTTCCGATGCACTCGCCGCTTTAAAAGCGGGAATGGCCCCGAAGGCCACGGCATTACGCGACGGGAAAATCGTGGGGATCGATGCCGCAGAAGTCGTCCCTGGCGACGTCCTGCGCATCAAATTGGGCGAGGTCGTCCCCGCCGATGTGCGTTTCATTGAAGGCGACTATATTAGCATCGATCAGGCGGCATTGACTGGCGAGTCCCTACCAGTGAACAAGAAAATCGGAGACGAAGGGTATTCCGGCAGTATCGCGAAGAAGGGCGAAATGCACGCGATGGTAATCGGCACAGGCAATAACACCTTCTTCGGACGCACAGCCAACTTAGTGGCGAGTGCGGGCGGCGGGGCCTCAAATTCTCAAAAGGCCACGACACAAATCGGCAATTTCTTAATTATTACATCGGTCATTCTTTGCGCCATATTGGTAGGGTTTGAGCTGTATCAAGACATCGTAGTGCAAGCACACTGGGTTTGGTCCGACATTGGAGTGATCGCCCGCATGGTGTTGGTGTTACTGATTGCCTCCATTCCAGTAGCGATGCCAACGGTCATTACAGTCAACAATTCGCTAGGCGCTCAGGAATTGGCAAAGAAAAAAGCAATTGTCTCGCGGCTCGAAGCCATTGAAGAACTCGCTGGGGTCGATATCCTTTGCTCCGATAAAACTGGCACACTTACCAAAAACATTCTGACGCTCGGCGATCCGACACTATTCAAAGCAGCCTCAGAGGATGAGCTAATTCTCGCAGGCGCACTCGCCTCTGAGGTAGGCAGTGAGGACGCGATGGATAAAGCAGTCAGCGGTGGTTTAAAAGAAACCAAGGACTTCGACAGCTACAAGGTCACAAAATTCATACCATTCGATCCAGTCGGCAAACGCTCAGAAGGGCATGCGACGGACGCTCAGGGCAAGGCATTACAATTCACCAAAGGCGCACCACAGGTAATTGTAGAGATTTGCAAGCTGGATACTGAAACCGAAGCAAAGGCCAACAAGACGGTCGCTGATTTGGCAGCAGTCGGTATGCGTGCACTAGGAATTGCCAAATCTGAGGACGACGGCAAAACATGGAGCTTCCTCGGCATCCTGTCGCTGCTCGACCCACCACGCGATGACTCCAAGGCGACCATTGAAGAAGCGAAGACGCACGGTTTATCAGTCAAGATGGTCACGGGTGATGACGTCGCAATTGGCAGTCAGATTTCAGGACAACTAGGGATGGGCACACACCTCATCGCGGCAGCCGACATGTTCACCAAAGACATGGATATGGATCGCCTCTCCGATACAGTCGGTGCGTGCGTGGAAAAAGCAGACGGTTTTGGACGCGTATTCCCCGAACACAAATACGGCATCGTTAAAGCCCTACAAGAACGCAACCATGTCGTTGCCATGACGGGCGACGGCGTCAACGATGCCCCGGCGCTGAAACAAGCCGATTGCGGCATCGCAGTGAGTGGAGCCACGGACGCGGCACGCGCAGCGGCGGCATTGATTCTGACAGCGCCAGGATTGTCCACAGTGATCGATGCCATCGAAGAGTCCCGCAGAATTTTCGAGCGTATCCTTAACTACATCATGTTCCGCGTGGCCATGACACTCGACATTATGTTTGTCGTAGTCCTGAGCACACTGTTCTTCAATTTCTCTCCGCTAACGGCGGTGATGATTATTCTGATCGCGTTGCTGGACGACGTGCCGATCATGACCATCGCTTACGATAACACCGTATTATCCAAGGGACCTGTGCGATGGCAGATGAAACGGCTCTTATTCGTTTCAGGCTTCATGGGGTTAATGGCGATAATGCAAAGTTTTGGTCTCTTACTAATCGGGATGGAGTGGCTCAGTAACCCCGACTGGCAGTCCTGGATCCACCTAACAAAAGACCAACTACAAACAGTCATCTTCCTGCAAATCGTTGCAGGTGGCCACTTACTATTATTTGTAATGCGTTCACGCTCGACCTTGTTCACTCGCCCTTGGCCCGCGAAACCATTATTTATAGCGATTGTTGGCACACAGATCATCGCAGTGCTAATCTGCGGATTTGGTTGGTTTGTGCCTGCCATTCCATGGACCATCATTGGATTAGTTTGGGTATATATGTTGGTTTGGATGCTGGTTCTTGACGTCGTAAAACTCGCGCTCTACCGCAAAATCAACGCAGATGAGCAGCCGCATCCAAGTTGGTAG
- a CDS encoding PEP-CTERM sorting domain-containing protein (PEP-CTERM proteins occur, often in large numbers, in the proteomes of bacteria that also encode an exosortase, a predicted intramembrane cysteine proteinase. The presence of a PEP-CTERM domain at a protein's C-terminus predicts cleavage within the sorting domain, followed by covalent anchoring to some some component of the (usually Gram-negative) cell surface. Many PEP-CTERM proteins exhibit an unusual sequence composition that includes large numbers of potential glycosylation sites. Expression of one such protein has been shown restore the ability of a bacterium to form floc, a type of biofilm.), with the protein MKRSLVAFVISISSLNFATAAIIGFEITGTFNTSTTLNGVALGADRAFTAIGNIDNTASTPVGNDLGIFTPLSLIINIANEGTFNWVGGSDPLRLYVTDAPSNKSLLFADPSNSTQTWGVGSTEWNVGGDIDQNVPVAGTSLAGTVVGVNGGGVFDLNLVGGGSLVVDTSSPSGSVSGRFTDAVPEPSSSALLLGLGALVLSANRRRKR; encoded by the coding sequence ATGAAACGTAGTCTTGTTGCATTCGTTATTTCGATATCGAGTCTGAATTTCGCAACTGCAGCCATCATTGGATTTGAAATTACCGGAACCTTCAATACATCGACTACGTTGAATGGGGTTGCTCTTGGAGCTGATCGAGCATTCACCGCAATTGGCAACATTGACAACACGGCTAGCACACCTGTTGGGAATGACTTAGGCATTTTCACGCCTCTTTCACTTATTATTAATATAGCTAACGAGGGCACCTTTAATTGGGTGGGAGGCAGTGATCCTTTGCGCCTGTATGTTACCGATGCTCCCAGCAACAAAAGTCTGCTGTTTGCTGATCCATCTAATAGCACCCAAACATGGGGCGTTGGTTCAACTGAGTGGAATGTCGGAGGTGATATTGACCAAAACGTGCCAGTTGCCGGAACGTCGTTGGCGGGCACCGTGGTAGGTGTGAATGGTGGTGGAGTGTTTGATCTCAACTTGGTCGGGGGCGGCAGCCTCGTAGTCGATACCAGTTCGCCATCCGGTTCGGTAAGCGGAAGATTTACTGACGCTGTGCCAGAACCATCCTCATCAGCCCTTCTTCTGGGACTTGGCGCACTTGTTCTTTCCGCGAATCGCCGAAGAAAGCGATAG
- a CDS encoding DnaJ C-terminal domain-containing protein codes for MADKDYYKILGVSKGADEATIKKEYRKRARKYHPDVNEDASAEQQFQDLGEAYEVLKDPEKRKAYDAYGADWQHGAERAKHQQQYQRSHAGGGGGFGGFSSGGEDYSDFFESMFGGGGQGRAAHRQKGEDVDVSVKIPLVDAYRGNSREITFQMPSVSAAGRREYKKKTLNIKIPKGVKQGGRIRLKGQGGEGFNGGESGDMYLKIDFEPHARFKVEGADVHLTLPVAPWEAALGAKVKVPTPTGSIHLTIPKGSASGKKMRLKGQGIPAKVPGDLYVLLQVVLPPAEDAKATEVYEAMKELGFDPRPDF; via the coding sequence ATGGCAGATAAAGACTACTATAAAATACTTGGGGTGTCGAAGGGCGCCGATGAGGCGACGATCAAGAAAGAGTATCGTAAGCGGGCTCGGAAATATCATCCGGACGTGAATGAGGATGCCTCTGCGGAGCAGCAGTTTCAGGATTTGGGCGAGGCCTACGAGGTGCTGAAAGATCCCGAGAAGCGGAAAGCGTATGACGCCTATGGCGCCGACTGGCAGCATGGAGCCGAGCGGGCGAAGCATCAGCAGCAATACCAGCGCTCACACGCCGGTGGTGGCGGCGGTTTCGGTGGCTTTAGTTCAGGCGGTGAGGATTATAGTGACTTCTTTGAATCGATGTTCGGTGGCGGCGGTCAGGGCCGAGCGGCGCATCGTCAGAAGGGCGAAGATGTCGATGTTTCCGTTAAGATTCCACTGGTGGATGCCTATCGTGGGAATTCACGAGAGATTACGTTTCAGATGCCCAGTGTGTCCGCAGCAGGGCGGCGGGAATATAAGAAAAAGACGCTGAATATTAAAATCCCGAAGGGGGTGAAGCAAGGTGGGCGCATTCGCCTGAAAGGCCAAGGCGGCGAAGGCTTTAATGGAGGTGAGTCTGGTGATATGTATCTCAAGATCGATTTTGAGCCGCATGCGCGTTTCAAAGTGGAGGGTGCCGATGTGCATTTGACTTTACCGGTGGCTCCCTGGGAAGCCGCGCTGGGGGCTAAGGTCAAAGTGCCGACGCCGACTGGATCGATTCACCTGACCATTCCCAAAGGTTCGGCCAGTGGTAAAAAGATGCGTCTGAAGGGGCAGGGGATTCCAGCCAAAGTGCCGGGTGATCTGTATGTCTTGCTGCAGGTGGTGCTACCGCCGGCTGAGGATGCGAAGGCCACCGAAGTGTATGAGGCGATGAAAGAGCTAGGCTTCGATCCTCGACCTGATTTTTAG
- a CDS encoding chaperone modulator CbpM — MSSDYNIIKLHEGKVVDDEAISLMQLSRICHLPPAFVVELVDEGILEPDGESASNWRFSFSVVERVKTVARFQHDLDVNLAGAALALELLDRIETLRAQLKQQ, encoded by the coding sequence ATGAGCTCAGACTATAACATTATCAAACTGCACGAAGGGAAGGTCGTTGACGATGAAGCGATCTCGTTGATGCAGTTGAGCCGTATTTGTCATTTGCCGCCAGCGTTCGTGGTGGAGTTGGTCGATGAGGGCATCCTGGAGCCTGATGGGGAGAGTGCGAGTAATTGGCGGTTTTCGTTTTCAGTCGTTGAGCGCGTGAAGACGGTTGCGCGGTTTCAGCATGATTTGGATGTCAACCTTGCCGGTGCGGCATTGGCGCTGGAGCTTTTGGATCGTATCGAGACCTTACGTGCGCAGTTGAAGCAGCAGTGA
- a CDS encoding OmpA family protein, which translates to MFKMLRFTLPLILALFVLTGCRKQPPTPVMDGGLGSNASQFDNGGTGLDIMANGEDSSWGNPDGGEFGDIGLTERPAGMNTGDNTYGDYTMYRGQLDSVYFGFDSSSISASERFKLQAAADHLSANQADAILIEGRCDWYGTADYNLALGERRANSARDYLLTLGVRDDRINTLSKGSLEATSGLSKSESGQDRRADLIILKK; encoded by the coding sequence ATGTTTAAGATGCTCCGCTTCACCTTACCTTTAATTCTCGCCTTATTTGTCCTCACAGGTTGCCGCAAGCAGCCACCGACCCCCGTCATGGACGGCGGATTAGGCAGCAACGCCTCGCAATTTGACAATGGTGGGACTGGCCTAGACATCATGGCAAACGGTGAAGACTCGAGCTGGGGCAATCCTGACGGAGGAGAGTTCGGTGACATCGGACTAACAGAACGCCCCGCCGGCATGAATACCGGCGACAACACTTATGGTGACTACACCATGTATCGTGGCCAACTCGACTCAGTCTACTTCGGCTTCGACTCCTCTTCAATTTCCGCCTCTGAACGCTTCAAGCTACAAGCTGCTGCCGATCACCTGAGCGCTAACCAAGCCGATGCGATCCTCATTGAAGGTCGTTGCGACTGGTATGGCACCGCCGATTACAATCTCGCCCTCGGCGAGCGCCGCGCCAACAGCGCCCGCGACTACCTACTCACACTCGGAGTGCGCGATGACCGCATCAACACACTTTCCAAAGGTAGCCTCGAAGCCACCTCCGGCCTATCCAAGTCCGAATCCGGACAAGACCGCCGTGCTGACTTGATTATCCTCAAGAAGTAG
- a CDS encoding CbiX/SirB N-terminal domain-containing protein codes for MTSSTRIFLIDNGSLRAEAVLALRGLAAQLSEQVGLHVEPVSLLHSSKVPASELGGVPARIVKSRLRQLVEAGERHFVLVPLFLGPSRAITDYLPELIAEARVMAPDLNVVVADTLAGANVEQPDLRLAEMLAAHVRKVLLGAGMDSARVAMVDHGTPAEVVNRVRNAVARQLAELLKGEVAAVEPCSMERREGVAYDFNEPLLERVDQLEGWSGCDVVVALFFLLPGRHAGEAGDVAQICDALLERRGVRSTERTSLLCEHPLLIDLLADRLRAAL; via the coding sequence ATGACAAGCTCAACTCGTATTTTCTTGATTGATAATGGTTCGCTCCGTGCGGAGGCAGTGTTGGCTCTGCGTGGGCTGGCTGCGCAACTCTCGGAGCAGGTTGGGCTGCATGTTGAGCCTGTGAGTCTGCTGCATTCTAGTAAAGTGCCAGCCTCGGAGCTGGGTGGTGTGCCGGCGCGAATCGTTAAATCTAGGTTACGCCAGCTGGTGGAAGCGGGAGAACGGCACTTTGTTCTAGTGCCGTTATTTCTTGGGCCGAGTCGTGCAATTACGGACTATTTGCCAGAGTTGATCGCAGAGGCGCGGGTGATGGCGCCGGATTTAAATGTGGTAGTGGCGGATACTTTGGCAGGTGCGAATGTGGAACAGCCGGATCTTCGATTGGCTGAAATGCTCGCGGCGCATGTTCGGAAGGTGCTCCTGGGGGCAGGGATGGACTCTGCGCGAGTTGCCATGGTCGACCATGGGACACCTGCGGAAGTGGTGAATCGGGTGCGTAATGCGGTGGCGCGTCAGTTGGCTGAGTTGCTCAAAGGTGAGGTCGCTGCGGTTGAGCCGTGCTCGATGGAGCGGCGCGAGGGGGTGGCGTATGATTTTAATGAGCCGCTGCTGGAGCGCGTGGATCAACTCGAGGGGTGGTCGGGCTGTGATGTGGTGGTCGCCTTGTTCTTTCTGTTACCAGGGCGACATGCGGGGGAGGCCGGCGATGTGGCGCAGATTTGCGATGCGTTGTTGGAGCGCCGAGGCGTTCGTTCAACCGAGCGCACATCCTTATTGTGTGAGCACCCGCTGCTAATCGACCTCTTAGCGGATCGTTTGAGGGCCGCTCTTTAG
- a CDS encoding response regulator transcription factor, which produces MKTVAIIEDQTAIREMLSQAILNGESYQVIIESGDGLHGCEQCIQQKPDFAILDVMLPNLNGTEVLRRFAKEIPETRVLIFSGYQTPGLVRELLQAGAHGFVEKSAPLAELKKGIEIVSNGGSYFGPEVALLLREAMADPKSKESGINILTKREREILQLIAESNSTREIAAKLSISVKTAENHRTNLMRKLDLHDVASLTRYAINNGLIVMGGHHH; this is translated from the coding sequence ATGAAAACAGTCGCTATAATCGAAGACCAAACCGCCATCCGTGAGATGCTGAGCCAAGCGATCCTAAACGGTGAGTCCTATCAGGTCATCATTGAAAGCGGCGACGGGTTGCACGGGTGCGAACAGTGCATACAGCAAAAGCCTGACTTCGCAATACTCGATGTCATGCTGCCTAACCTAAACGGCACCGAGGTCTTACGTCGATTTGCCAAAGAAATCCCAGAAACACGGGTGCTCATTTTCTCTGGCTATCAAACTCCTGGACTCGTTCGCGAGCTGCTCCAAGCCGGTGCCCACGGATTCGTCGAAAAGTCCGCACCACTCGCCGAACTTAAAAAAGGGATCGAGATCGTCTCGAATGGCGGCAGTTACTTCGGCCCCGAAGTCGCCCTACTGCTACGCGAAGCGATGGCTGACCCAAAATCCAAAGAGTCTGGCATCAATATTTTAACTAAACGCGAGCGCGAAATCCTCCAACTGATTGCCGAGAGCAACAGCACGCGAGAGATCGCAGCCAAGCTCAGCATCAGCGTCAAAACGGCCGAGAACCACCGCACCAATTTAATGCGCAAGCTCGACCTACACGACGTCGCCAGCCTCACTCGTTACGCGATCAACAACGGTTTGATCGTCATGGGCGGCCACCACCACTAG